Proteins from a single region of Antechinus flavipes isolate AdamAnt ecotype Samford, QLD, Australia chromosome 2, AdamAnt_v2, whole genome shotgun sequence:
- the NAIF1 gene encoding nuclear apoptosis-inducing factor 1: MAVPAKKRKMNFSEREVEIIVEELERQKHLLINHFNAGVPLAAKSAAWHNILRRVNAVATCRRELPEVKKKWSDLKTEVRRKVAQVRAAVEGSEPPGGPEEGGPGGPGPGPGGSGPSVAPVLLTPMQQRICNLLGEATIISLPGAAEIHPVALGAATAAATVTLTQIPAETTYHTLEDGVVEYCTTETPTTVTAEAPVEMMAHQADVSVKPQALKSRIALNSAKLIQEQRVTNLHVKEIAQHLEQQNDLLQMIRRSQEVQACAQERQAQAMEGTQAALSVLIQILRPMIKDFRRYLQSNTPNPAPPSDPGPVTQNGQQDSLIQ; this comes from the exons aagaagaggaagatgaactTCTCGGAACGTGAGGTGGAGATCATAGTGGAGGAACTAGAGCGCCAGAAACACCTGCTCATCAACCACTTCAATGCAGGCGTGCCCCTGGCGGCCAAGAGTGCGGCCTGGCACAACATCCTGAGGCGAGTCAACGCTGTGGCCACGTGCCGCCGGGAGCTGCCCGAGGTCAAGAAGAAATGGTCTGACCTCAAGACCGAGGTCCGGCGCAAGGTGGCCCAGGTCCGGGCTGCTGTGGAGGGCAGTGAGCCCCCTGGCGGGCCAGAAGAGGGGGGCCCCGGTGGCCCCGGTCCGGGTCCTGGAGGCTCTGGCCCCTCCGTGGCCCCTGTCCTGCTGACCCCCATGCAACAGCGCATCTGTAACCTGTTGGGTGAGGCCACCATCATCAGCCTGCCAGGCGCAGCTGAGATCCACCCTGTAGCCCTAGGGGCAGCCACAGCTGCGGCCACTGTCACCCTGACACAGA TTCCTGCTGAGACCACCTATCATACTTTGGAGGATGGAGTAGTAGAGTATTGCACAACAGAGACACCCACGACAGTAACTGCCGAGGCACCTGTGGAGATGATGGCTCACCAAGCTGATGTGTCTGTCAAGCCTCAAGCACTGAAAAGCCGTATTGCACTTAACTCAGCCAAACTTATACAGGAGCAGCGGGTCACCAATCTGCATGTAAAGGAAATTGCCCAGCATTTAGAACAACAAAACGATCTCCTGCAGATGATTCGTCGTTCACAAGAGGTGCAGGCTTGTGCTCAGGAACGCCAGGCCCAAGCAATGGAAGGGACACAGGCAGCCCTGAGTGTTCTCATCCAGATCCTCCGTCCCATGATTAAAGATTTCCGCCGCTATCTGCAGAGCAACACGCCAAATCCTGCTCCACCATCTGATCCAGGTCCAGTAACCCAGAATGGACAACAAGATAGTCTTATCCAATGA